The DNA window gcgatattccccgcccccgtcgtacgtgcgatatcttgtgatagctgccatagcgaacattatagctacggcagcttcacacgcacttacctgccctgcgacgtcactctggctggcgacccgcctccttcctaagggggcgggtcgtgcggtgtcacagcgacttcacacggcaggcggccaatagaagcggaggggcggagatgagcgggatgtaaacatcccgcccacctccttccttccgcatagccagtggaggcaggtaaggagatgttcctcgctcctgcggcttcatacacagcgatgtgcgctgccgcaggaacgaggaacatcgtatcgcatattggtgcaacattatgaaaatgtccgacgctacacagatcactgatttacgacgcttttgtgatcgtttatcggcgcatttaggctttacacgttgcaacgtcgttaccgacgccggatgtgcgtcactttcgatttgaccccgacgacatcgcagtagcgatgtcgcaacgtgcaaagtaccccttagcgtcAGCCTCCATTGTACAGGCAGCCAGGGCTACAATACAGCAgagagctgcagcaaatgtgtttgCAACAAGAAAAAgttaatttctcctgttctgtgtcagttacttgtcttaCACCGGTAACGCAGAGTTAtcctccaggcagcatccgccccttaGCCTGGAAGAGCTTATTTACATAaaatgataaaagatgatttatccacaacagggcttctgatatgaggcagacaggtaggacatttttcagcattctataaggccgggtacacatatccggcttttcgccggtttgacggatgcggcgcacgccagtacagtatgatacagtacaatggcagcgccgcaacttccgggtcacatgctccggtcacatcacagcatgtgaccggcgcttgttgcgctaccagtgtactgtatgcactgtactggcgtgcgccccatccgtcaaaccggcgaaaagccggatatgtgtacccggcctaaccTGTATTCCCATATTAATAGTTTGGATAAGTCAAATGTGACATTCCCTTGAACTTCCCTTCACCAGGCTGTTTCGGTAATTCTGAACACCTGTTGTTTCCTAAGGATATGTTgcgtttttattgtatttttttgctTGTTATTTTCATTGGTTTTCTGCATATACATGCTTACAAGGGTAAGTGCACACAATGCAGAAATTGTCTGCATCAAAAAAACGCACCTTGTggctgaaaaaccaccaaaaaatgctatgttttgttgcatttttggtgcatttctttGAGTGAATTCTATGGATGGAAAGGCTAACAAACGCAAGAAAAAACAGACCAACAATTGATATTCTGCTTCTTTTTTGTTGCACCAAAAACTGTAAGGAAAAGAGAAacaatgtgtgcacagcatttcagaattctcattgttTTTGCTCGGATAAGCACAAACATGCAAATTTGGGGAACAAACTGCACCATAAACTGCAccaaaaagcatcaaaaactgcaccgtgCGGACAGGGTCTAAAAAATTGATGATtacaacaccagccaaaccattgaAATTCCATAAAtctgcaaacacacacacatacgcgcgcacacacacacacacacacacacacacacaaacgcacacacacacaaacgcgcacacacacacatacacgcacatgcacacacacatacatgcacacacatatgcacacacatacacgcagacacacactcacatatactgtacacacatacatgcacacacacacatacatgcgcacacatacatgcacacacactgtacacacatacacatacacacacatgcacacacatacacgcacacacacacatacacacacatgcacacacacacatacatgcacacacacacacatacacacatatactgtacacatacatgcacacacacacacacgcacatacatgcacacacactgtacacacataaacacacacatacacgcacacatacacgcacacacgcatgcacacacatacacacacacgcacacacatagacacacatacacgcacacacacacacatacatgcacacacactgtacacacatacacgcacacacactgtacacacatacacatacacacacatacacgcacacacactgtacatacatacacgcacacacactaatTTTCCTGGTTGAAGTAGAAAATTACTGCATTTTCGCTTTCAGCGTTTTTTCACAGCTGCAAACAATGAGTGCCAAAATGCAGCTGAATtttcttgctgcatttttgctgcttttatgAAGaaaggaaaaatgcagcaaaaacaaagCAAGGGATGCAACTTCTTTACTTTCtttcctgccaagagatcaggtatgCTGCCAAAAAtgccttgtgtgaacatagcctagcgCACACAAATGACGTACTGAGAGAGAGATATACATTTATATGTTTTCTCATCATAAAAAACCTCAAAGAATGGATAACAAAAATTAACTTACTTATTGCTGGACTTATGGATGCAAGTGGAGCAGTATTTGGTGTGGTGCTACTGGCAACTGAGGTACTCGCTAAAGATGAAGTTGAAGTGGGAGGTCCAatggtagtgggaggtgcagttttAGTGGGAGGAGCAGTTGTGGTGGGAGGTGCTGTTGTAGGAGGTGAAGTTGTGGAAAGAGGTGCAGTTGTGGTGGGAGGTGCTgttgtgggaggtgcagttgtagtgggaggagcagttgtagtgggaggtgcagttgtggtgggaggtgcagttttagtgggaggtgcagttgtagtgggtggtgcagttgtggtgggaggagcagttgtagtgggaggtgcagttgtgggAGGTGCAGATGTAGTGGGAggggcagttgtagtgggagggGCAGTTGTAGTGAGAGGGGCAGTTGTAGTGgaaggtgcagttgtagtgggaggagcAGTTGTAGTGGGAAGTGCAGTTGTAGTGTgaggtgcagttgtagtaggaggtgcagttgtagtaggaggtgcagttgtagtgagaggtgcagttgtagtaggaGGTGCAGTTGTGGTGGGAGGTGCTGTTGTGGGAGGTgtagttgtagtgggaggtgcagttgtggtGGGAGAAGAAGTTGTAGTGGGAGGTgtagttgtagtgggaggtgcagttgtagtgggaggtgcagttgtagtgggaggagcAGTTGTGGTGGGAGGAGCAGTTGTGGTGGGAGGAGCAGTtttagtgggaggtgcagttgtggtgggaggtgcagttgtgggaggtgcagttgtagtgggaggggCAGTTGTAGTGGGAAAGGCAGTTGTAGTGAGAggggcagttgtagtgggaggtgcagttgtagtgggaggagcAGTTGTAGTGGGaagtgcagttgtagtgggaggtgtagttgtagtgggaggtgcagttgtggtGGGAGAAgaagttgtagtgggaggtgcagttgtagtgggaggagcagttgtagtgggaggtgcagatgtagtgggaggtgcagttgtagtgggagaaGCAGTTGTGGTGGGAGGTGCTGTTGTGGGAGGTGGTGCAGTTGTAGTTggtggtgcagttgtagtgggaggagcagttgtagtaggaggtgcagttgtagtgggaggtgcagttgtagtaggTGGTGCAGTTGTAGTTGGTGGTGCTGTTGTAGTAGGAGGTGCAGCTGTAGTAagaggtgcagttgtagtgagaGGAGCAGGTGTAGTGGGAGATGCAGTTGTGgtaggaggtgcagttgtagtgggagttgcagttgtagtaggaggtgcagttgtagtgggaggtgcagttgtagtgggaggtgcagttgtaatgAGAGGTGCAGTAGTAGTTGACGGTAAAGTTGTAGTAGGTGGTGCAGTTGTAGTGAAAGGACCAGTTGTAGTGAGAGATGGAGTTGTAGTGGGAGGTactgttgtagtgggaggtgcagttgtagtgagaGGTGCAGTAGTAGTTGGCAGTACAGTTGTAgtaggaggtgcagttgtagttggAGATACAGTtatagtgggaggtgcagttgtaatgAGAGGTGCAGTTGTAGTTGGAGGTACAGTTGTAGTAggtggtgcagttgtagtgggaggtgcagctgtagtgggaggtgcagttgttgTGGGAGGTGCATTAGTAGTTGGAGGTGCTGTTGTAGTGGGAGGAGCAGTTGTAGTAAATGGTGCacttgtagtgggaggtgcagttgtagtgggaggtgcagttgtagtgtgaggtgcagttgtagtaggaggtgcagttgtagtaggaggtgcagttgtagtgagaggtgcagttgtagtgagaggtgcagttgtagtgggaggtgcagttgtagtaaggggtgcagttgtagtgggaggagcagttgtagtgggaggtgcagttgtagtaagaggtgcagttgtagtgggaggagcagttgtagtgggaggtgcagttgtagtgggaggtgcagttgtagtaggaGGTGAAGTTGTGGTAAGAGGTGCAGTTGTGGTGGGAGGTGCTGTTGTGGGAGGTGCAGTAGTAGTAggtggtgcagttgtagtgggaggagcAGTTGTGGTGGGAGGAGCAGTTGTAGTGGCAGGAGCAGTTGTAGTGGGAgatgcagttgtagtgggaggtgcagttgtagtgggagatgcagttgtagtgggaggtgcagttgtagtgggaggtgcagttgtagtaggaggtgcagttgtagtaggaGGTGCTGTTGTGGTAAGAGGTGCAGTTGTGGCAGTTACAGTAGTAGTAGGTGGTGCAGTTGTAGTgagaggtgcagttgtagtgggaggtgcagttgtagtaggaggtgcagttgtagtgggaggagcagttgtgggaggtgcagttgtagtgggaggtgcagttggagtaggaggtgcagttgtagtaggaGGTGCAGTTGTGGTAAGAGGTGCAGTTGTGGTaagaggtgcagttgtagtgggattagcagttgtagtgggaggtgcagtagtagtaggtggtgcagttgtagtgggaggtgcagttgtagttggTGGTGCCGTTGTAGTGGGAGGAGCAGTTGTAGTAGGTGGTGCAGTTGTGGAAGGAGCAGTTGTAGTGAGAGGTGCAGTTGAAGTTGGAGGTactgttgtagtgggaggtgcagttgtagtgagaGGTGCAGTAGTATTTGGAAGTACAGATGTAGTAGGTGGTGCAGTTGTAgtaggaggtgcagttgtagtgggcggagcagttgtagtgggaggagcagttgtagtaggaggtgcagttgcagtgggaggtgcagttgtagtgagaGATGCAGTTGTAGTGGGAAGTactgttgtagtgggaggtgcagttgtagtgagaggtgcagtagtagttggaggtaCAGATGTAGTAGGTGGTGCaattgtagtgggaggtgcagttgtagtgggcgGAGCAGTTGTAGTGAGAGGAGCAGTTGTAgtaggaggtgcagttgtagtgggaggtgcagttgtagtaggaGGTACAGTTGTGgtaggaggtgcagttgtagtaggaGGTGCAGTTGTAATGAGAGGTGCAATAGTAGTTGGAGGTACAGTTGTAGTAggtggtgcagttgtagtgggaggtgcagctgtagtgggaggtgcagttgtggtgggaggtgcagttgtagtgggaggtgcagttgtagtgggaggtgcagttgtagtgagaggtgcagtagtagttggaggtgatgttgtagtgggaggtgcagttgtaattggtggtgcagttgtagtgggaggagcAGTTGTAGTAAGTTGTGCAGTTGTAgttggaggtgcagttgtagtgggaagagcagttgtagtaggaggtgcagttgtagtaggaggtgcagttgtagtaggaggtgcagttgtagtaggaggtgcagtagtagtgggaggtgcagttgtagtgggagcagcagttgtggtgggaggtgcagttgtaatgggaggtgcagttgtagtaggaggtgcagttgtagtgagaggtgcagttgtagtgggaggtgcagttgtagtgggaggtgcagttgtagtaaggggtgcagttgtagtgggaggagcagttgtagtgggaggtgcagttgtagtgggaggagcagttctagtgggaggtgcagttgtagtgggagctgcagttgtagtaggaggtgcagttgtagtaggaGGTGAAGTTGTGGTAACAGGTGCAGTTGTGGTAGGAGGTGCTGTTGTGGGAGGTGTAGTAGTAggtggtgcagttgtagtgggagtaGCAGTTGTAGTAagtggtgcagttgtagtgggaggtgcagtagtagttggaggtgctgttgtagtgggaggtgcagttgtaattggtggtgcagttgtagtgggaggagcAGTTGTAGTAagtggtgcagttgtagtgggcggagcagttgtagtgggaggtgcagttgtagtagaaggtgcagttgtagtaggaggtgcaattgtagtaggaggtgcagtagtagtgggaggtgcagtagtaGTGGGAGCAGCAGTtgtggtgggaggtgcagttgtagtgggaggtgtagttgtagtaggaggtgcagtagtagtgggaggtgcagttgtagtgggaggagcAGTTGTGGTGGAAGTTGCAGTTGTAGTGGCAGGTGCaaatgtagtgggaggtgcagttgtagtgggaggtgcagctgtagtgggaggtgcagttgtggtgggaggtgcagttgtagtgggaggtgcagtagtagttggaggtgctgttgtagtgggaggtgcagttgtaattggtggtgcagttgtagtgggaggagcCGTTGTAGTAagtggtgcagttgtagtgggaggtgcagttgtagtgggcggagcagttgtagtgggaggtgcagttgtagtaggaggtgcagttgtagtaggaggtgcagtagtagtgggaggtgcagttgtagtgggagcagcagttgtggtgggaggtgcagttgtagtgggaggtgcagttgtagtaggaggtgcagttgtagtgagaggtgcagttgtagtgggaagtgcagttgtagtgggaggtgcagttgtagtaagGGGTGTAGTAGTGGGAggagcagttgtagtgggaggtgcagttgtattAAGAGGTGCAGTTGTGGTGGGAGGTGCTGTTGTGGGAGGTGCAGTAGTAGTAggtggtgcagttgtagtgggaggagcAGTTGTGGTCGGACGTGCAGTTGTAGTGGCAGGAGCAGTTgttgtgggaggtgcagttgtagtggaaggtgcagttgtagtgggaggtgcagttgtagtgggaggtgcagttgtagtgggaggtgcagttgtagtgggaggtgcagttgtagtaggaggtgcagttgtaataggaggtgcagttgtagtaggaGGTGCAGTTGTGGTAAGAGGTGCAGTtgtggtgggaggtgcagttgtggcAGGTGCAGTAGTAGTAGGTGGTACAGTTGTAGTGGGAGGAgcagcagttgtagtgggaggtgcagttgtagtgggtgGTGCAGTTGTTGTGGGAattgcagttgtagtgggaggtgcagttgtagtgggagcagcagttgtggtgggaggtgcagttgtagtgagaGGTCCAGTtgtggtgggaggtgcagttgtagtgggaggagcagttgtagtgggaggtgcaattgtagtgggaggtgcggttgtagtaggaggtgcagttgtattaggaggtgcagttgtagtgggcggagcagttgtagtgggaggagcAGTTGTAGAAGGAGGTGCAGTTGTAATTGGAGGAGCAGTTGTAGTGAgaggtgcagttgtagtaggaGGTGCAGTTGCAGTAGGAGGTGCAGTAGTAGTGgaaggtgcagttgtagtgggagcaGCAGTTGTGGTAGAAgctgcagttgtagtgggaggtgcagttgtagtaagaggtgcagttgtagtaggaggtgcagttgtagtgggcggagcagttgtagtgggaggagcAGTTGTAGAAGgcggtgcagttgtagtgggaggagcAGTTGTAGTGAgaggtgcagttgtagtaggaGGTGCAGTTGCAGTAGGAGGTGCAGTAGTAGTGgaaggtgcagttgtagtgggagcaGCAGTTGTGGTGGAAgctgcagttgtagtgggaggtgcagttgtagtcggaggtgcagttgtagtgagaggtgcagttgtagtgggaggtgcagttgtagtgggagttTCAGTTGTAGTAAggggtgcagttgtagtgggaggagcagttgtagtgggaggtgcagttgtagtaagaggtgcagttgtagtgggaggagcagttgtagtgggaggtgcagttgtagtgggaggtgcagttgtagagGGAGGTGCAGTTGTGGTAAGAGGTGCAGTTGTGAGAGGTGCTGTTGTGGGAGGTGCAGTAGTAGTAGGTGGTTCAGTTGTAGTGGGAGGAGCAGTTgttgtgggaggtgcagttgtagtggcaggagcagttgtagtgggaggtacagtagtagtgggaggtgcagttgaagtggaaggtgcagttgtagtgggagatgcagttgtagtgggaggtgcagttgtagtgggaggtgcagttgtagtaggaggtgcagttgtagttggaggttcagtTGTGGTAAGAGGTGCAGTtgtggtgggaggtgcagttgtggcAGGTGCAGTAGTAGTAagtggtgcagttgtagtgggaggagcagttgtagtaggaggtgcagttgtagtgggaggtgcagttgttgtgggaggtgcagttgtagtgggaggtgcagttgtagtgggagcagcagttgtagtgggaggtgcaggttTAGTGGGAGGTCCAGTTGTAGTAgcaggtgcagttgtagtgggaggtgcagtagtagtgggaggtgcagttgtagtgggagctgcagttgtggtgggaggtgcagttgtagtgggaggagcagttgtagtgggaggtgcaattgtagtgggaggtgcagttgtagtgggaggtgcagttgtagtaggaggtgcagttgtagtgagtggtgcagttgtagtaggaggtgcagttgtagtgggaggtacagttgtagtgggaggtgcagtagtagtgggaggtgcagtagtaGTGCGAGGTgctgttgtagtgggaggtgcagttgtagtgggaggtgcagttgtagtgggaggtgctgttgtagtgggaggtgcagttgtagtgggaggagcAGTTGTTGGAGGTgtagttgtagtgggaggtgcagttgtggtGGGAgaagcagttgtagtgggaggtgcactTGTGGTGGGAggagcagttgtagtgggaggtgcagttgtagtgggagcagcagttgtgggaggtgcagttgtagtgggaggtgcagatgTAGTGGGAggagcagttgtagtgggaggtgcagttgtggtgggaggtgcagttgCGGTGGGAGCTGCAGTTGTGGTGGGAGCTGCAGTTgtggttggagctgcagttgtggttggagctgcagttgtggtgggaggtgcagttgtggttggagctgcagttgtggtgggaggtgcagttgtggttggagctgcagttgtggtTGGAGCTGCGGTTgtggttggagctgcagttgtggtTGAAGCTGCAGTtgtggtgggaggtgcagttgtggtGGGAGCTGCAGTTGTGGTGGGAAGTGCAGTTGTGGTGGAAGGTGCAGTTgtggttggagctgcagttgtggttggagctgcagttgtggtTGAAGCTGCAGTtgtggtgggaggtgcagttgtgatTGAAGCTGCAGTTGtcgtgggaggtgcagttgtggtgggaggtgcagttgtgggAGCTGCAGTTGTGGTTGGAGATGCAGTtgtggtgggaggtgcagttgtggttggagctgcagttgtggtgggaggtgcagttgtggttggagctgcagttgtggtgggaggtgcagttgtggtTGAAGCTGCAGTTGTGGTTGAAGCTGCAGTTGtcgtgggaggtgcagttgtggtGGAAGGTGCAGTTGTGGGAGCTGCAGTTGTGGTGGGAGCTGCAGTTgtggttggagctgcagttgtggtgggaggtgcagttgtggttggagctgcagttgtttttGGAACTGCAGTTGTGGTTGAAGCTGCAGTtgtggtgggaggtgcagttgtggtTAGAGCTGCAGTTGTGgttggaggtgcagttgtagtgggaggtgcagttgtagtgggaggtgcagtagtaGCTGGAGGTTCAGTTGTGGTGGGAGCTGCAGTTGTGGTGGGAGCTGCAGTtgtggtgggaggtgcagttgtggtGGGAAGTGCAGTTGTGGTGGGAGCTGCAGTTgtggttggagctgcagttgtggttggagctgcagttgtggtgggaggtgcagttgtggttggagctgcagttgtggtTGCAGCTGCAGTTGtcgtgggaggtgcagttgtggtATGAGCTGCAgttgtgggaggtgcagttgtggtTGAAGCTGCAGTTGTGTTTGGAGCTGCAGTTgtggttggagctgcagttgtggttggagctgcagttgtggttggagctgcagttgtggtTGGAGCTGCAGTTACGGTGAGAGGTGCAGTTGTGGTTGTAGCTGCAGTTGTGgttggaggtgcagttgtagtgggaggtgcagttgtagtgggaggttcAGTAGTAGTGGGAGGTTCAGTTGTGGTGGGAGCTGCAGTtgtggtgggaggtgcagttgtggtgggaggtgcagttgttgttggagctgcacttGTGGTGGGAGGTGCGGTTgtggttggagctgcagttgtggttggagctgcagttgtgggaggtgcagttggggttggagctgcagttgtggtgggaggtgcagttgtggttggagctgcagttgtggtGGGAGCTGCAGTTgtggttggagctgcagttgtggttggagctgcagttgtggtgggaggtgcagttgtgatTGGAGCTGCAGTTGTGGTGGGAAGTGCAGTTgtggttggagctgcagttgtggtgggaggtgcagttgtggtGGGAGGTGCAGTAGTTGTTTGTACTAAATTTGGAGTTGTAGTTGCAGTCATATTTGTAGCTGCAGGTTTTGTTACTGTTGTGGTATTCAGAGGTTTAGTAGTAGATTTTCCTGTTGTAGTTCCTGTAGTCCCAGTATCTGTTTGCGCTTCACAAACGGTTAGAGCTGAAATAGTAATTTAATAGAAGACAGTAGAATTGAGCTTTAAAAATATTATTTTCACATATGTTACATATTCTTCTCTGTATTATGTAACTTGTTGTTACCTACTTTCCACTTTTGTAACTAAAGATGGCCTTAAGTGTCATTTTCTGCTGATGGCACCACAAAATATCATTTGGAATCCTTTAGATCATTCATAGGGCGGCACTCTGTATAAGCAATGTGTCCTGCATTATGTAGTACATGATGCTCAAGTATATAAACACTTACTGTATGTAATAAGCAGGACCGTTAAGTCACTATTTACAGCAGTAGAGGGGGGTCCCTCCTTTATGATGTCCATACACTCCTATATGGTGCTGAAAATAATCAGGGGTCTCCCACTTGTGGCACAGAACACGTGACTTTTTTCACTGTTGGGCACTGGCCTTCCTTGCATTACAGTTGTGTTTTGTGCGATAGTTTTTGATAGATCCAAATTGAGTTCACATGGTGTCAGGATTTGCCACTAAACGTATATGTAGAGATTTCCAGAGAAAATGTTTCTTGTATTCCACCATAGAACTAAAATATCAAACTTTCAGCAATCAATCTAATTATGAACCTTTCTATAGAACTTTTTACTCTCAAGAATTCTTTGAATATGGAAtttggttgtaggcttgtcggaagaggtgagtcttcaggttccttttgaagcttgtcaaggtaggcaagagtttgatatgttgtggcagagcattccagagtataggggaagcacaggagaaatcttggatgcgatggtgggaagaggagatgagagggaagtAGCGAAGGAGATCTTTGGAGGatagaaggttacgtgcaggtaagtactgggagactaggtcacagatgtaggtagGAGACAGGTTCAGCATGGGTTTGTAGGTTAGGGTTacagttttgaactggagttgttgggcaatgggaagccagtgaagggattggcagagaggagagttcGAGGAgcagtggggggacaggtggattagtcgagcagcatagtttagaatagattgtaggggtgcaagactaatagaaggaaggccacagagcagTAGGTTGCAACAAATCTAAAAAGTGGGGAAAAGTTGTGTGTACTTGTATTAAGCTGGACTAAAATTTGGCATCAAAAAGTGAAAATCGCTATGAAATGCAATAATTGACTGTTGGTTTGGGGTCAATCTTAATTCCCTAGATCTTAATTCCTAGAAGAAGGGGTGTGCTTGCTGTAGTGGGTGGGTGGATTAACCCTGTCCAGGTACATTGTTACAAAGCTGCTTTAATATTGGGATTCGAAGAAATGGCAATTGTACTCGAGTCATAAAATTGATATGGACTAGGAATGAAGAGATAGACTGAGTAGGTGGCCATCTGGGATGCCACTGTA is part of the Anomaloglossus baeobatrachus isolate aAnoBae1 chromosome 9, aAnoBae1.hap1, whole genome shotgun sequence genome and encodes:
- the LOC142251748 gene encoding uncharacterized protein LOC142251748: MGEARSLDDKLMDFKIHLTFLVPEDYAPPTTTASPTTTAPPTTTTPPTTAPPTTTAPPTTTAPPTTTAPPTTTAPPTTTAPRTTTAPPTTTAPPTTTVPPTTTAPPTTTAPLTTTAPPTTTAPPTTTAPPTTIAPPTTTAPPTTTAPPTTTAAPTTTAPPTTTAPPTTTAPATTTGPPTTAPPTTAPPTTTAPLTTTSPPTTTAPPTTTAPPTTTAPPTTTAPLTTTAPPTTTAPPTTTAPLTTTAPPTTTAPLTTTAPLTTTAPPTTTAPPTTTAPHTTTAPPTTTAPPTTSAPTTAPPTTAPPTTTAPPTKTAPPTTTAPPTTTAPPTTTAPPTTTAPPTTTTPPTTTSSPTTTAPPTTTTPPTTAPPTTTAPPTTTAPLTTTAPPTTTAPPTTTAPHTTTALPTTTAPPTTTAPSTTTAPLTTTAPPTTTAPPTTSAPPTTAPPTTTAPPTTTAPPTTTAPPTKTAPPTTTAPPTTTAPPTTTAPPTTAPPTTTAPLSTTSPPTTAPPTTTAPPTKTAPPTTIGPPTSTSSLASTSVASSTTPNTAPLASISPAIISASRGPTTWEVIGISIGVACGIIIVIVVIFWVMSAVFPTGFLGISSGVGAGVASALPGTTGGLPTLMTYRPY